One stretch of Candidatus Leptovillus gracilis DNA includes these proteins:
- a CDS encoding rhamnulokinase, giving the protein MTHKTVLAVDLGAESGRVTAVHFDGERLTIEELHRFPNGAVNARGTLYWDFLRLWAEIQAGIERGKAHQPAGIGVDTWGVDFGLLDRDGRLLSNPVCYRDDRTEGMMAAAFARVPQAEIYAQTGIQFARYNTLYQLLSLVQSQSPLLDVADTLLLSPDLLNYWLTGVQAAEQTIASTTQMLDVQTRQWATGLLARLDIPTHMLPPIVASGTRLGSYQNIPVFASGGHDTASAVAAVPTTTADYGYISSGTWSLVGLEMERPFVTPAAFAANVTNEGGVDGSVRLLANVAGLWLLQQCRAAWRGHGREFDYPTLVKLAEAARPHTAFINPNAPEFLTPGDYPALVAAFCARSGQPAPPDEGAVVRVLLESLALEYRTLFARLAHLTGRALEVIHIVGGGTQNQLLNQMTADATGRTVITGPIEATVLGNALVQLIALGELADLRQGRQVVAQSGLLRRYEPGGETAVWDEAHRRYQAL; this is encoded by the coding sequence ATGACACACAAGACAGTTTTGGCGGTTGACCTGGGCGCGGAGTCGGGGCGGGTAACGGCCGTTCACTTTGACGGTGAGCGGCTGACCATCGAGGAACTGCATCGCTTTCCCAATGGCGCGGTGAATGCGCGGGGTACGTTGTATTGGGATTTTTTGCGCCTGTGGGCGGAGATTCAGGCCGGGATTGAGCGCGGCAAGGCGCACCAACCGGCGGGCATCGGCGTGGATACGTGGGGGGTAGACTTTGGGCTGTTGGACCGCGACGGCCGTCTGCTGAGCAATCCCGTCTGTTACCGCGACGACCGCACAGAGGGCATGATGGCCGCCGCCTTCGCCCGCGTGCCCCAGGCCGAGATTTATGCCCAGACGGGCATCCAGTTTGCCCGCTACAACACACTCTATCAGCTTCTCAGCCTGGTGCAAAGCCAATCCCCCCTGCTGGATGTGGCCGACACACTGCTGCTGTCACCCGACCTGCTGAACTACTGGCTCACCGGCGTGCAAGCCGCCGAACAAACCATCGCCTCGACGACGCAAATGCTGGACGTGCAGACGCGGCAGTGGGCGACAGGACTGCTGGCGCGGCTGGACATCCCAACACACATGCTGCCGCCGATTGTGGCGTCGGGGACGCGGTTGGGCAGCTACCAGAACATCCCGGTTTTTGCCTCCGGGGGGCATGATACGGCCAGCGCGGTGGCCGCCGTGCCCACAACAACGGCCGATTATGGCTACATCAGCAGCGGCACATGGAGTCTGGTGGGGTTGGAGATGGAACGGCCGTTTGTCACCCCGGCAGCATTCGCGGCCAACGTCACCAACGAGGGTGGCGTAGATGGCAGCGTGCGGCTGCTGGCGAACGTGGCCGGATTGTGGCTGTTGCAGCAGTGCCGCGCGGCCTGGCGCGGGCACGGCCGTGAATTCGATTACCCCACCCTGGTGAAGCTGGCCGAAGCCGCCCGCCCGCACACCGCCTTCATCAACCCCAACGCGCCGGAATTTCTGACGCCGGGCGATTACCCGGCGCTGGTGGCCGCCTTTTGCGCCCGCAGCGGCCAGCCCGCGCCACCAGACGAAGGCGCAGTGGTGCGTGTGCTGCTGGAAAGCCTGGCGCTGGAGTACCGCACCCTGTTTGCGCGGCTGGCCCATTTGACCGGCCGCGCCCTTGAGGTCATCCACATTGTCGGCGGCGGCACGCAAAACCAACTGCTCAACCAGATGACCGCCGACGCCACCGGTCGGACGGTGATCACCGGCCCCATCGAGGCGACAGTGCTGGGCAACGCCCTGGTCCAGCTCATCGCTCTGGGCGAATTGGCCGATTTGCGCCAGGGGCGGCAGGTAGTGGCTCAGTCGGGCTTGCTGCGGCGCTATGAACCAGGAGGGGAAACGGCCGTGTGGGACGAGGCGCATCGGCGTTACCAGGCGCTTTAA
- the fucU gene encoding L-fucose mutarotase, with the protein MLRGISPLFSPELLATLYEMGHGDEIVLADAHFPGHSTNDLVIRADGLQIESLLGAILPLFVLDSYVEDPLAMMSCVPGDEPDPDVENGYRAIITTYSPGAPPIRFIERFAFYERAANAYAVVMTGDTRKYANIILKKGVS; encoded by the coding sequence ATGTTAAGAGGTATTTCACCGCTGTTTAGTCCGGAGCTGCTGGCGACGTTGTACGAGATGGGGCATGGCGACGAGATTGTCTTGGCCGATGCCCATTTCCCCGGCCACAGCACCAACGATCTGGTCATCCGGGCGGATGGGCTGCAGATCGAGTCTTTGTTGGGCGCAATTTTGCCGCTGTTTGTCCTGGACAGTTATGTCGAAGACCCGTTAGCCATGATGTCCTGCGTACCCGGCGACGAGCCAGACCCTGACGTGGAAAATGGCTATCGCGCTATTATTACCACCTATTCTCCCGGCGCGCCGCCAATTCGCTTCATCGAGCGTTTCGCTTTTTACGAACGGGCCGCCAACGCTTACGCCGTCGTCATGACCGGCGACACGCGCAAATACGCCAACATCATCCTGAAAAAAGGCGTATCGTGA
- a CDS encoding class II aldolase/adducin family protein: MNFQLLHPRDQLVAVMNRIYHSGMTTLSGGNLSILDDNGDIWITPAGVDKGRLTPQDIMCVADDGRIIGDGRITGRHRPSTELPFHRAIYTARPDLRAIVHAHPPALVSFSLARQVPDMRALPAAWRICGAVGYAPYALTGSEQLGRHIAATFGAGFNSVMLENHGAVTGGETLLDAFQRLEMLEFAARALLRAAALGPIHSLTDEQIAFQAEQPEALPEFAPAGHSSHERELRQQLADAVHRAYDRQLMVSSQGAASVRVDETRFLITPTGGDRRSLAIDDLVLVADGRRETGKFPSRAARLHQAIYAAQPDVQCIIQAQPPHATAFAIGDGRFDTRTIPESYILLRGIPTFPFARHYYAPEELATAVSFHAPVALLANEGLLVVGKHILQAFDRLEVAEFSARSLLDTAALGPLVPIGEDELRELEAAFNLT, encoded by the coding sequence ATGAACTTTCAATTGTTACACCCCCGCGACCAGTTGGTCGCTGTTATGAATCGGATTTATCACAGTGGTATGACAACGCTGTCCGGCGGCAATTTGTCCATTCTGGACGACAATGGCGATATTTGGATTACCCCGGCGGGTGTGGACAAGGGGCGGCTGACGCCGCAAGACATCATGTGTGTGGCTGATGACGGCCGTATTATCGGCGACGGCCGTATCACTGGCCGCCATCGCCCCTCCACCGAACTGCCCTTCCACCGCGCCATCTACACCGCCCGGCCCGATTTACGGGCCATCGTCCATGCCCATCCACCGGCGCTGGTGTCGTTTAGTCTGGCGCGGCAGGTTCCCGATATGCGGGCGCTGCCGGCTGCCTGGCGCATTTGCGGCGCTGTCGGTTATGCCCCCTACGCCCTCACCGGCAGCGAACAGTTGGGGCGCCACATCGCCGCCACCTTCGGCGCTGGCTTCAACAGCGTGATGCTGGAGAATCACGGCGCGGTGACCGGCGGCGAAACGCTGTTAGACGCTTTTCAGCGGTTGGAGATGCTGGAGTTTGCGGCGCGGGCGCTGCTGCGGGCGGCGGCGCTGGGTCCCATCCACAGCCTGACAGACGAGCAAATAGCTTTCCAGGCGGAGCAGCCAGAGGCGCTGCCAGAATTTGCGCCGGCCGGGCACAGCAGCCATGAACGAGAACTGCGCCAGCAGTTGGCCGACGCCGTACACCGCGCCTACGACCGGCAGTTGATGGTCAGCTCGCAGGGCGCGGCCTCGGTGCGCGTGGACGAGACCCGTTTTCTCATCACGCCAACGGGCGGTGACCGGCGCAGCCTGGCGATTGATGATCTGGTGTTGGTGGCCGACGGCCGTCGGGAAACCGGCAAGTTCCCCAGCCGCGCCGCCCGCCTGCATCAGGCCATCTATGCCGCCCAACCAGACGTGCAGTGCATCATCCAGGCGCAGCCACCGCACGCCACCGCCTTTGCCATTGGCGACGGCCGTTTCGACACCCGTACCATCCCCGAAAGCTACATCCTGCTGCGCGGCATCCCCACATTTCCTTTTGCCCGCCATTATTACGCGCCGGAGGAGTTGGCGACGGCCGTGTCCTTCCATGCGCCGGTGGCGCTGCTAGCAAATGAAGGGCTGCTCGTTGTTGGCAAGCACATCTTGCAGGCTTTCGACCGGCTGGAGGTGGCCGAATTTAGCGCCCGGTCGCTGTTGGATACAGCCGCGCTCGGCCCACTGGTTCCCATTGGCGAGGATGAACTGCGGGAGTTAGAAGCGGCGTTTAACCTGACGTAA